One genomic window of Indioceanicola profundi includes the following:
- a CDS encoding exopolysaccharide biosynthesis protein has protein sequence MELTRPAVPAADPPERTSDRLTRMAAALEGRTEGPTIAELAEDLGRLAYGMLLLICALGCALPGPPGTGAVLGAPLIVLSFGMLRGHHHPILPAFIGRRRLPPEGVRRTLLRAAPMLARLEVYLRPRTLLGEECAAEERAVVQERLTGAAVLVLGLLLSLPTPFTNLPLGVSIAILALGLLERDAWATALGMVAGSFAAALTIGLTGGWLLAGAAVVHLLG, from the coding sequence ATGGAGCTGACACGCCCTGCCGTTCCCGCGGCCGATCCGCCGGAGCGCACCAGCGACCGGCTGACCCGCATGGCTGCCGCACTGGAGGGCCGGACGGAGGGACCGACCATCGCCGAACTGGCGGAGGATCTCGGGCGCCTGGCCTATGGCATGCTTCTGCTGATCTGCGCCCTGGGCTGTGCCCTGCCGGGGCCGCCGGGAACGGGCGCGGTGCTGGGCGCACCCTTGATCGTCCTGTCCTTCGGCATGCTGCGCGGGCACCATCACCCGATTCTGCCGGCCTTCATCGGCCGGCGCCGGCTACCGCCGGAAGGCGTCAGGCGGACCCTGCTGCGCGCTGCACCGATGCTGGCCCGGCTGGAGGTCTATCTGCGCCCGCGCACCCTGTTGGGCGAGGAGTGCGCCGCCGAGGAGCGGGCCGTGGTGCAGGAACGCCTGACCGGCGCGGCGGTGCTGGTGCTTGGCCTGCTGCTGAGCCTTCCAACCCCCTTCACCAACCTTCCCCTGGGCGTCTCCATCGCGATCCTGGCGCTCGGCCTGCTGGAGCGGGACGCCTGGGCGACCGCGCTCGGCATGGTGGCGGGCAGTTTCGCCGCGGCCCTCACCATCGGCCTGAC